A genomic window from Salvia hispanica cultivar TCC Black 2014 chromosome 5, UniMelb_Shisp_WGS_1.0, whole genome shotgun sequence includes:
- the LOC125191152 gene encoding glucan endo-1,3-beta-glucosidase 8-like, with amino-acid sequence MMKIALVMVMVMFLCGAEASIGINWGRESAQRLVPSQVVDLLLQNGIGRARLYSAQTDIVAAFEGSGINLTITINNPSAIKSRESATAWIKAKEFYFNRCNIKSIFLFGYVFLNGMKGGLGPLIKALESQRLLQDVLNERGFGHIKVNFPHIDMELVSNVTKPSESDFYDIIKPHMIQHLQFLRENNAPFQVESIPIINAALNNFDPSFAFPGNASTQVIKDTNGAVYTNIVEWQYDSYVWALEKLNFSDIRVDYSMLGWPTDGYTGANFSSAEYFYKHLLPWVSSDKGTPKRPGHPINVNVHSLTDEHKMLLSYPFARHWGIYRSNGQPKYKIDLSGQGRDMYPTTVRGIMHMPNRWCAFNGERRDIGKVRAQLERACIGSDCTSTYPGASCSSLTFEQNITYAFNMYFQFQFQDEKSCDFEGLGHVVVNDPSTDACVFPVEVVKGQQVNFMPKNSGRAFRPSTAFFCFSIFLFFYLSM; translated from the exons ATGATGAAGATTGCattggtgatggtgatggtgatgttCTTGTGTGGGGCAGAAGCATCGATAGGCATCAATTGGGGAAGGGAGAGTGCCCAAAGATTGGTCCCATCACAAGTTGTGGATTTGTTGTTGCAAAATGGAATTGGACGAGCAAGATTATATTCCGCTCAAACAGATATTGTGGCTGCATTCGAAGGAAGTGGCATTAATTTGACCATAACCATAAACAATCCTTCAGCAATAAAAAGTAGGGAATCGGCAACGGCGTGGATCAAGGCAAAGGAATTCTATTTCAATCGTTGCAACATAAA GTCCATCTTTCTTTTCGGGTATGTGTTTTTGAATGGGATGAAGGGCGGTTTGGGGCCATTGATCAAGGCATTGGAGTCACAACGTCTGCTGCAAGACGTTCTGAATGAGCGTGGGTTCGGCCACATAAAGGTGAACTTCCCGCACATTGATATGGAATTGGTCTCCAACGTCACAAAGCCATCTGAAAGCGACTTCTACGACATCATCAAGCCACACATGATCCAACATCTGCAATTCCTCAGGGAAAACAATGCTCCATTTCAAGTCGAGAGCATCCCAATCATCAACGCCGCTTTGAATAACTTCGACCCCAGCTTCGCCTTCCCGGGCAACGCTTCCACCCAAGTCATCAAGGACACCAACGGCGCTGTCTACACCAACATCGTGGAGTGGCAATACGACTCCTACGTGTGGGCCCTTGAAAAGCTCAACTTCTCCGACATCCGTGTAGACTACAGCATGCTAGGGTGGCCCACCGACGG gTACACTGGAGCCAACTTCTCCAGCGCAGAGTACTTTTACAAGCACCTCCTGCCTTGGGTGAGTAGCGACAAGGGCACTCCAAAGCGCCCCGGCCACCCAATCAACGTTAATGTGCACAGTCTCACCGACGAGCACAAAATGTTGTTATCCTACCCGTTCGCGCGGCACTGGGGCATCTACCGCTCCAATGGGCAGCCCAAGTATAAGATCGATCTCTCCGGGCAGGGTCGGGACATGTACCCCACCACCGTCCGGGGCATTATGCACATGCCCAACCGGTGGTGTGCCTTCAATGGGGAGCGTCGTGACATAGGCAAGGTCAGGGCCCAGCTCGAGCGGGCGTGCATCGGCAGCGATTGCACCAGCACCTACCCCGGGGCCTCGTGCAGCTCCCTCACCTTCGAACAGAACATTACCTATGCCTTCAACATGTATTTCCAGTTCCAATTCCAGGATGAGAAGTCGTGTGATTTCGAGGGCTTGGGCCACGTCGTTGTCAACGATCCCTCAACAGACGCCTGCGTCTTCCCCGTCGAGGTTGTCAAAGGCCAACAAGTCAACTTTATGCCCAAAAACTCTGGACGCGCCTTCCGCCCTTCCACGGCCTTCTTCTGCTTTtcaattttcctctttttttatttatctatgtAG
- the LOC125190682 gene encoding probable inactive purple acid phosphatase 16 isoform X2 yields MRRHMIFSYLWLIIAAAATREGNLRMREGAPFKIVLFADLHFGEDAWTEWGPIQDLNSVGVMSAVLDNEHPDFVVYLGDVITANNIMVANASLYWDQALSATRTRGIPWSTIFGNHDDAPFQWPLDWFSQAGIPQLLCGTECSFRGTTRLELMRNEIERNSLSFSNDGPRNLWPSVSNYVLKLYSTSNAQDPVAFMYFFDSGGGSYPEIISHAQVKWIQEMSQEINPHSRVPEIIFWHIPSKAYEKVAIGVQCVGSMFWESVAAQEGEMGMMKALEKRDSVKAVFVGHNHGLDWCCPHKKMWLCFARHTGYGGYGNWARGARVVEIEQQPFSLKSWIRMEDGSTHSEVILSS; encoded by the exons ATGCGGAGGCATATGATTTTCTCCTATCTCTGGCTGATCATCGCTGCTGCGGCGACGCGGGAGGGAAATCTCCGGATGCGGGAGGGCGCACCGTTTAAGATAGTGCTGTTCGCGGACCTTCACTTCGGCGAGGACGCGTGGACGGAGTGGGGCCCCATCCAGGACTTGAATTCTGTGGGGGTTATGTCTGCTGTACTAGATAATGAACACCCAG ATTTTGTGGTCTATCTTGGAGATGTGATCACAGCCAACAATATAATGGTTGCAAACGCGAGCTTGTATTGGGATCAAGCTCTCTCAGCAACGAGGACGAGGGGGATCCCGTGGTCTACTATCTTTGGCAACCACGACGATGCCCCCTTTCAGTGGCCCTTGGACTGGTTTTCACAAGCCGGGATTCCTCAACTCTTGT GTGGTACGGAATGTAGTTTCAGAGGCACGACGCGTCTGGAGTTGATGAGGAATGAGATCGAGCGAAACTCACTGTCCTTCTCCAACGACGGGCCAAGGAATCTATGGCCTAGCGTCTCAAACTATGTCCTCAAGCTCTATTCCACTAGTAATGCTCAGGACCCGGTGGCCTTTATGTACTTCTTCGACTCAGGGGGTGGCTCGTATCCAGAGATCATATCCCACGCGCAAGTCAAGTGGATTCAGGAGATGTCTCAGGAGATCAACCCTCACTCTAG GGTTCCTGAGATCATATTCTGGCACATCCCGAGCAAGGCGTACGAGAAGGTAGCGATAGGCGTGCAGTGTGTGGGCTCGATGTTCTGGGAGAGTGTTGCTGCTCAAGAAGGGGAGATGGGGATGATGAAGGCTCTTGAGAAGAGGGACTCTGTCAAG GCAGTGTTTGTAGGGCACAACCATGGGCTGGACTGGTGCTGCCCTCATAAGAAGATGTGGCTGTGCTTCGCTCGACACACGGGCTACGGGGGGTATGGGAACTGGGCGAGAGGCGCGAGGGTTGTCGAGATAGAGCAGCAGCCATTCTCTCTCAAGTCATGGATCAGGATGGAGGATGGGAGCACCCACAGTGAGGTCATCCTCAGCTCCTGA
- the LOC125190682 gene encoding probable inactive purple acid phosphatase 16 isoform X1 produces the protein MRRHMIFSYLWLIIAAAATREGNLRMREGAPFKIVLFADLHFGEDAWTEWGPIQDLNSVGVMSAVLDNEHPDFVVYLGDVITANNIMVANASLYWDQALSATRTRGIPWSTIFGNHDDAPFQWPLDWFSQAGIPQLLCARGTECSFRGTTRLELMRNEIERNSLSFSNDGPRNLWPSVSNYVLKLYSTSNAQDPVAFMYFFDSGGGSYPEIISHAQVKWIQEMSQEINPHSRVPEIIFWHIPSKAYEKVAIGVQCVGSMFWESVAAQEGEMGMMKALEKRDSVKAVFVGHNHGLDWCCPHKKMWLCFARHTGYGGYGNWARGARVVEIEQQPFSLKSWIRMEDGSTHSEVILSS, from the exons ATGCGGAGGCATATGATTTTCTCCTATCTCTGGCTGATCATCGCTGCTGCGGCGACGCGGGAGGGAAATCTCCGGATGCGGGAGGGCGCACCGTTTAAGATAGTGCTGTTCGCGGACCTTCACTTCGGCGAGGACGCGTGGACGGAGTGGGGCCCCATCCAGGACTTGAATTCTGTGGGGGTTATGTCTGCTGTACTAGATAATGAACACCCAG ATTTTGTGGTCTATCTTGGAGATGTGATCACAGCCAACAATATAATGGTTGCAAACGCGAGCTTGTATTGGGATCAAGCTCTCTCAGCAACGAGGACGAGGGGGATCCCGTGGTCTACTATCTTTGGCAACCACGACGATGCCCCCTTTCAGTGGCCCTTGGACTGGTTTTCACAAGCCGGGATTCCTCAACTCTTGTGTGCTC GTGGTACGGAATGTAGTTTCAGAGGCACGACGCGTCTGGAGTTGATGAGGAATGAGATCGAGCGAAACTCACTGTCCTTCTCCAACGACGGGCCAAGGAATCTATGGCCTAGCGTCTCAAACTATGTCCTCAAGCTCTATTCCACTAGTAATGCTCAGGACCCGGTGGCCTTTATGTACTTCTTCGACTCAGGGGGTGGCTCGTATCCAGAGATCATATCCCACGCGCAAGTCAAGTGGATTCAGGAGATGTCTCAGGAGATCAACCCTCACTCTAG GGTTCCTGAGATCATATTCTGGCACATCCCGAGCAAGGCGTACGAGAAGGTAGCGATAGGCGTGCAGTGTGTGGGCTCGATGTTCTGGGAGAGTGTTGCTGCTCAAGAAGGGGAGATGGGGATGATGAAGGCTCTTGAGAAGAGGGACTCTGTCAAG GCAGTGTTTGTAGGGCACAACCATGGGCTGGACTGGTGCTGCCCTCATAAGAAGATGTGGCTGTGCTTCGCTCGACACACGGGCTACGGGGGGTATGGGAACTGGGCGAGAGGCGCGAGGGTTGTCGAGATAGAGCAGCAGCCATTCTCTCTCAAGTCATGGATCAGGATGGAGGATGGGAGCACCCACAGTGAGGTCATCCTCAGCTCCTGA